One uncultured Caproiciproducens sp. DNA segment encodes these proteins:
- a CDS encoding helix-turn-helix domain-containing protein, with the protein MNSSDESVILSGSEMANSHVSDLNWIDKSEIESFLHSGTSGGAKRVIEDLFTHIGDEQIKSSLIRLYIVTDIYLNAKMFMESIGISKEIYVEAVGDADTVIEQFRTPESTKSYMIDLLEKCVDMRNIRIDTSKTAINQAKSYISEHFHEPDISLGSVAASANICAPYFCFLFKKEVGETFVGYLTNVRMDKAKELLCCSSKRITQIADEVGYNDYHYFTGLFKKLNGITPCEFRKLNSR; encoded by the coding sequence ATGAACAGTTCGGATGAAAGTGTAATACTCAGCGGCTCGGAAATGGCCAATTCGCATGTCTCGGATCTCAACTGGATAGACAAATCTGAGATTGAATCTTTCCTGCACAGCGGTACTTCGGGCGGAGCGAAGCGTGTGATAGAGGACTTGTTTACCCATATTGGCGATGAGCAGATTAAGTCCTCCCTGATTCGGCTCTACATAGTCACCGATATTTATCTAAATGCAAAAATGTTTATGGAATCGATAGGAATATCTAAAGAGATATATGTTGAGGCGGTAGGCGACGCCGACACTGTTATCGAACAATTCAGGACACCAGAAAGTACAAAAAGCTATATGATTGACCTGCTTGAAAAATGTGTTGACATGCGCAATATACGAATTGACACGAGCAAGACGGCAATCAATCAGGCAAAAAGCTATATCTCCGAGCATTTTCACGAACCCGATATCTCTCTTGGCAGTGTAGCGGCCTCTGCTAATATCTGCGCTCCGTATTTTTGCTTCCTTTTCAAAAAGGAGGTCGGAGAAACTTTTGTGGGCTATCTGACAAATGTTAGAATGGACAAAGCGAAGGAACTGCTTTGCTGCTCGTCAAAAAGGATCACACAGATCGCAGACGAGGTTGGGTACAACGATTACCATTACTTCACCGGTCTATTTAAGAAGCTGAACGGAATTACGCCCTGCGAATTCAGAAAATTGAACAGCAGGTAG
- a CDS encoding sugar ABC transporter ATP-binding protein → MKDTVLTMRGIYKSFPGVRALQSVDFTLCEGEIHALMGENGAGKSTLIKVLTGVYSKDAGEICIKEINKPVHIKSPQEAQKLGISTVYQEITLCPNLTVAENLFIGRTSDLFVNWKKSNNSAESILKGLGIPAKPTQQLSNCSIAVQQMVAIARAVDMDCKVLILDEPTSSLDEQEVTKLFALMRELKGRGVGIIFVTHFLDQVYELCDKITVLRNGELVGEYQIKDLPRVELVAKMMGKELGDLADIHNEAQLSTGDSKDVIIETEGLSSTSGIKPFNFIAYKGEVTGFAGLLGSGRSECVRAIFGADKVTNGKLRIKGENVNITAPIKAMKKGIGYLSEDRKRDGIIGDLSVRENIILALQVMRGFFKPFTNAQAQAFADEYISLLGIKTASADTPANSLSGGNQQKVILARWLLTHPDYLILDEPTRGIDIGTKVEIQKLVLKLASEGMSITFISSEIGEMLRTCSRLIVMRDLNVVGELKEDDMTQDKIMYTIAGGVNQNVQNQ, encoded by the coding sequence ATGAAAGACACAGTACTTACAATGCGGGGTATTTATAAAAGCTTCCCCGGTGTACGGGCCTTGCAAAGCGTGGATTTCACGTTATGTGAGGGTGAAATCCACGCTTTGATGGGCGAAAACGGTGCCGGAAAATCCACCTTAATTAAGGTTTTGACCGGAGTCTACTCAAAGGATGCCGGAGAGATCTGTATAAAAGAAATCAATAAACCGGTTCACATCAAGTCGCCTCAGGAGGCTCAAAAGCTCGGGATCAGCACAGTGTATCAGGAAATCACATTGTGCCCGAACCTGACGGTTGCCGAAAATTTGTTTATTGGCAGAACCAGCGATTTATTCGTTAATTGGAAGAAGAGCAACAACAGTGCAGAAAGTATTCTCAAAGGTCTGGGAATACCGGCAAAGCCAACTCAGCAATTGTCAAACTGCTCCATAGCGGTTCAGCAGATGGTAGCGATTGCCCGTGCCGTTGATATGGACTGCAAGGTGCTGATACTTGACGAACCCACCTCCTCGTTGGACGAACAGGAGGTCACCAAACTGTTTGCACTGATGCGTGAGCTTAAGGGCAGAGGGGTAGGCATAATATTTGTCACTCATTTTCTTGATCAAGTGTACGAGTTATGTGATAAAATTACAGTTTTGCGCAATGGCGAGCTTGTCGGAGAATATCAAATTAAGGACTTGCCCCGGGTAGAGCTTGTTGCCAAAATGATGGGCAAGGAACTTGGCGATTTGGCTGACATACATAACGAAGCACAATTGAGCACCGGTGATTCGAAAGACGTAATCATCGAAACGGAAGGGCTTTCAAGCACTTCCGGGATAAAGCCGTTCAATTTCATTGCGTACAAGGGCGAGGTAACGGGCTTTGCCGGGCTGCTCGGCTCTGGCCGCAGCGAGTGTGTGCGTGCAATTTTCGGTGCAGACAAGGTCACGAATGGCAAGTTGAGAATTAAAGGCGAGAATGTCAACATTACAGCGCCAATAAAAGCCATGAAGAAAGGAATCGGATATCTTTCTGAGGACCGGAAGCGGGACGGGATTATTGGCGACTTGTCAGTGCGCGAGAATATTATACTTGCGCTGCAGGTTATGAGAGGTTTCTTCAAGCCGTTCACTAATGCGCAGGCGCAGGCCTTTGCCGATGAGTATATCAGCCTGCTCGGCATAAAAACCGCTTCGGCGGACACCCCCGCCAACTCGTTGTCCGGGGGCAACCAGCAAAAGGTAATTCTTGCCCGTTGGCTGCTCACTCATCCCGATTATCTTATTCTTGACGAGCCGACACGCGGAATTGATATTGGCACGAAGGTGGAAATTCAAAAACTGGTGCTAAAGCTTGCCTCCGAGGGTATGAGTATCACATTCATTTCGTCCGAGATTGGGGAAATGCTGCGCACCTGTTCCAGACTGATTGTTATGCGTGACCTTAATGTAGTTGGAGAGTTAAAGGAGGATGATATGACACAGGATAAAATTATGTATACCATAGCGGGGGGAGTAAATCAAAATGTCCAGAATCAGTAA
- a CDS encoding sugar ABC transporter permease YjfF (membrane component of a putative sugar ABC transporter system): protein MSFLNKTPGTDSTGVIQNKLKREEPLTDTAFLLTITVSLFIVIYALSIVFLGDKGFSKIQMFFNLFNENAALIVIACGLSIVMITGSIDISVGGSTALICTACIVCLNNYGFDFFTSLILALAIGLTFGAVQGFLVAYLEMQPFIVTLAGMFLGRGLVALIEVNQIQVDNKGFEVLSGARILIPFLGDVNRKGVFIQSKLEYGVIVALIIVGLMFWLLRKTSLGRSFYAVGGNPQSALMLGINVKRTRFYAHLLCGLLAGIGGFLYLFHTRSGSVQQATGLEMDAIAASIIGGTLLTGGVGNIVGTLFGVLASGTVLLIVTAIGSQDPWWPQITRAAMLCFFIVLQSVICSRKKKQR, encoded by the coding sequence ATGTCATTCTTGAATAAAACCCCAGGTACCGACAGTACCGGAGTTATTCAGAATAAGCTGAAACGCGAAGAACCTCTGACCGATACAGCTTTCTTGCTGACAATTACTGTTTCACTGTTCATTGTAATCTATGCGCTCTCCATTGTCTTCCTTGGAGATAAAGGTTTCAGCAAGATACAGATGTTCTTTAACCTCTTTAATGAAAACGCCGCGCTGATCGTAATTGCCTGCGGACTTTCGATTGTTATGATAACAGGAAGTATTGATATTTCCGTCGGCGGCTCCACCGCACTTATTTGTACGGCCTGTATTGTTTGTCTTAACAATTATGGCTTCGACTTTTTTACATCGCTTATTCTGGCCTTGGCAATCGGTCTCACGTTTGGCGCGGTTCAAGGGTTTCTTGTCGCGTATCTGGAGATGCAGCCCTTTATCGTTACCCTGGCAGGGATGTTCTTAGGTCGAGGTTTAGTTGCCCTGATAGAAGTCAATCAGATACAGGTTGACAATAAGGGCTTTGAGGTGTTGTCAGGTGCGCGGATACTAATACCCTTTTTAGGCGACGTCAACAGGAAGGGTGTTTTCATACAATCAAAGCTGGAATACGGCGTTATCGTAGCGCTTATTATTGTCGGTTTAATGTTCTGGTTGCTCAGGAAGACAAGTCTCGGACGCAGCTTTTATGCTGTGGGCGGGAACCCGCAAAGCGCCCTGATGCTTGGCATAAACGTTAAGAGAACCAGGTTTTATGCCCATTTGCTTTGCGGGTTACTTGCAGGTATCGGCGGGTTTCTGTACCTTTTTCACACGCGGTCCGGCTCGGTCCAGCAGGCAACCGGCCTTGAAATGGACGCTATTGCTGCATCCATTATCGGCGGAACGCTGCTTACCGGCGGCGTAGGCAATATCGTCGGTACCTTATTCGGCGTATTAGCAAGCGGAACCGTATTACTGATCGTTACCGCAATAGGCAGTCAGGATCCGTGGTGGCCGCAGATCACACGCGCGGCAATGCTCTGCTTCTTTATCGTACTTCAGAGTGTCATTTGTTCACGGAAGAAGAAGCAGCGTTAA
- a CDS encoding DUF4183 domain-containing protein: MIKHCSPLITCRLTDRYGNPINPYEPDSITYTVFVLPSHRDQCGNRSVPSNLQVAMEGYVVVYSEEKSISSPIPFCIIESLCLSVPKGSTLTFQIKCFHCWAVSDWCGDNSKTERIKLLISMETVVFSKSTVTLQVPQVDSCLNVIDRICIRTAQICDSARFRNGCCICYKNASLKADISQYSTIADGVKRTYLNSDEMKEYGGRGILSPQEVSYYDVFVNAMLQPKANYILRKGELTFTTQNIPSKGQTVMILFTTLKNIDGQIMDVTDWHYNASSNGEKKVYTNDDELTEYGDHGIPSPSEVSYFNLYINGVLQPKVNYQVRKGVLQLNTTNAPVKGAIVILESIVIRDSAGQLFRMETYAYNARSDGGKIYTGQNEIKMYGNQGILNPDESFYQNLFVNGVLQPDVNYMVQTGYLVLETEDSPTVGAPISLQFVGNSPVPLCCEVKMSDAALVQWKKEYAHIKEPCLPAQPLEGPPKAVK; encoded by the coding sequence ATGATAAAACACTGTAGTCCTCTGATTACTTGCCGGTTGACCGACCGGTACGGAAATCCCATAAATCCATACGAACCCGACTCCATTACATATACCGTATTTGTTCTTCCTTCACACAGGGATCAATGCGGGAACCGCTCCGTACCAAGTAATCTGCAGGTTGCAATGGAAGGCTATGTTGTCGTTTATTCGGAAGAAAAAAGTATTTCGTCTCCGATTCCATTCTGTATAATTGAGTCGCTCTGCCTTTCTGTTCCAAAAGGAAGCACTTTAACCTTTCAGATAAAATGCTTCCACTGCTGGGCAGTTTCCGATTGGTGCGGAGACAACTCGAAAACAGAGCGGATTAAGCTGCTGATCAGTATGGAAACAGTCGTTTTCTCCAAATCAACGGTAACTCTGCAGGTTCCACAAGTTGACTCCTGCCTCAATGTAATTGACCGTATCTGCATCCGCACCGCTCAGATCTGCGATAGTGCCCGGTTCCGCAACGGATGCTGTATCTGTTATAAAAACGCCTCACTCAAAGCAGACATTTCTCAATACAGCACTATTGCTGACGGGGTAAAGCGAACTTACCTCAACAGTGACGAGATGAAGGAATACGGCGGCAGAGGAATTCTTTCCCCTCAGGAGGTTTCCTATTACGATGTGTTCGTAAATGCTATGCTGCAGCCAAAGGCAAATTATATTCTGAGAAAGGGCGAGTTGACCTTTACAACACAGAATATTCCCTCCAAAGGACAAACTGTCATGATTTTGTTCACCACACTGAAGAATATTGACGGCCAAATCATGGATGTTACTGACTGGCACTACAATGCCAGTTCCAACGGTGAGAAAAAAGTCTATACCAATGATGACGAATTAACAGAATATGGAGATCACGGAATCCCATCTCCAAGCGAAGTATCGTATTTCAATCTTTATATCAACGGCGTTCTTCAGCCAAAAGTAAACTATCAAGTAAGAAAGGGTGTTTTGCAACTAAACACCACAAATGCTCCTGTGAAAGGAGCCATTGTCATTCTGGAATCCATTGTCATCCGAGACTCGGCGGGCCAGCTTTTTCGCATGGAAACCTACGCTTATAATGCCCGTTCCGATGGAGGTAAAATTTACACCGGCCAGAATGAAATAAAAATGTACGGCAACCAGGGAATTTTAAACCCGGATGAGAGCTTTTATCAAAACTTGTTTGTCAACGGCGTTCTTCAGCCCGATGTGAACTATATGGTGCAAACAGGATATCTTGTTCTGGAGACAGAGGACAGCCCAACTGTCGGAGCCCCGATTTCTCTGCAATTTGTCGGCAACAGCCCCGTTCCGCTCTGCTGCGAAGTGAAGATGTCCGACGCAGCGCTTGTGCAGTGGAAAAAAGAGTACGCGCATATCAAAGAGCCTTGCTTACCGGCCCAGCCGTTAGAAGGACCCCCAAAAGCGGTAAAATAA
- a CDS encoding NAD-dependent 4,6-dehydratase LegB, whose translation MNFEGKKVLVTGADGFIGSHLTEELVRRGYSVRAYVYYNSFNSWGWLDQSPKEIQNNLEVFQGDIRDSYRVKAAMQGCSTVFHLAALVAIPYSYYSPHEYIDTNIKGTLHVLQAARELETERIVQTSTSEVYGTAQYVPIPETHPLQAQSPYAASKIGADQLALSFYRSFSTPVAVIRPFNTYGPRQSNRAVIPTVITQIARGNRKIQLGSLTPTRDFNFVHDTVRGFCEVAHCDAAVGEVVNIGSNFEISIAETVQMIAQVMNTDVEAVTEAERVRPEKSEVNRLCADTSKASRLFNWKPEFGGKDGFRKGLALTAEWFCNAENLKRYQADRYVI comes from the coding sequence ATGAATTTCGAAGGAAAGAAAGTTCTGGTTACGGGCGCTGACGGTTTTATCGGTTCTCACTTAACGGAAGAACTGGTTCGAAGAGGATATTCCGTACGTGCCTATGTCTATTACAATTCGTTCAATTCATGGGGATGGTTAGATCAATCCCCCAAAGAAATTCAAAACAATCTGGAAGTATTTCAAGGGGATATTCGTGACTCTTACCGGGTAAAGGCCGCGATGCAGGGGTGTAGTACGGTATTTCATCTGGCCGCTTTGGTAGCGATACCTTATTCATATTATTCCCCACATGAATATATTGACACAAATATAAAAGGGACGCTTCATGTTTTGCAGGCTGCACGGGAACTGGAAACCGAACGGATCGTTCAGACTTCAACCAGCGAAGTTTACGGAACAGCGCAATATGTGCCGATTCCGGAAACACACCCGCTGCAGGCGCAGTCCCCGTATGCCGCATCAAAAATCGGAGCTGACCAGCTGGCTCTATCGTTTTACCGCTCTTTTTCCACTCCAGTTGCCGTTATCCGTCCGTTCAACACCTATGGGCCACGGCAGTCGAACCGTGCGGTGATTCCGACGGTGATTACCCAGATTGCGCGTGGAAATCGGAAGATTCAACTGGGTTCCTTAACTCCGACCCGCGATTTTAATTTTGTGCACGATACGGTTCGGGGATTTTGTGAAGTTGCGCACTGTGACGCGGCGGTAGGGGAAGTTGTCAACATTGGCAGTAATTTTGAGATTTCCATTGCTGAGACAGTGCAGATGATTGCGCAGGTTATGAATACAGACGTGGAGGCAGTTACCGAAGCAGAGCGGGTTCGCCCAGAAAAAAGCGAAGTGAATCGCCTATGCGCCGATACTTCAAAGGCTTCGCGACTGTTCAATTGGAAGCCGGAATTCGGAGGAAAAGACGGTTTTCGAAAGGGACTTGCGCTGACTGCGGAATGGTTCTGCAATGCGGAGAATCTTAAGCGTTATCAGGCCGACAGGTATGTGATATGA
- a CDS encoding GntR family transcriptional regulator translates to MDEYKYLGIVNWAKEVIKEKHLSAGDKFYSETELCGIHKVSRQTVRQAFAYMERQGILSRKQGSGTFIQSPNALPTEKNSKLVGIVSTYFSDYIFPSIVTGIERVLTNNNVSMQLMTTSNQIAEEARALEKMLAQNVGGLIVEPSKSALPNPNMALYKEIRAREIPLVFFNAKYSWSCSPLVAMDDYAAGQIATEHLISLGHRKITGIFVFDNMQGHKRYQGFMNSLIEHNIPMPEKRVLWFPAAEQSALFANSGAELSSILDDSTAVVCYNDSLAVKLLGFCKHQGRNVPGDLSIVGIDDSNMAKICEIPLTSVQHPKQQLGETAATILLEQMSNPSFKAKDTLFLPKLIKRASSASIVLQDCEPFEVIE, encoded by the coding sequence ATGGATGAGTATAAATATTTAGGTATAGTCAACTGGGCGAAGGAAGTAATCAAAGAGAAACATCTATCCGCCGGAGATAAGTTCTACTCGGAGACTGAGCTGTGCGGCATTCACAAGGTGAGCCGGCAGACAGTCAGGCAGGCCTTTGCCTATATGGAAAGGCAGGGAATCCTGAGCCGCAAACAGGGCAGCGGCACATTTATCCAGAGCCCTAACGCGCTGCCTACCGAGAAGAACAGCAAATTGGTAGGTATTGTGTCAACATATTTTAGTGATTATATATTTCCGAGCATTGTTACGGGCATTGAGCGCGTGCTGACGAATAATAATGTGTCCATGCAACTGATGACTACGTCCAATCAGATTGCTGAAGAAGCGCGCGCGCTTGAGAAAATGCTGGCGCAAAATGTCGGCGGGCTTATTGTAGAGCCTTCTAAGAGTGCTCTGCCAAACCCGAATATGGCCCTTTATAAAGAAATTCGAGCAAGAGAGATCCCGTTAGTATTCTTTAACGCGAAATATTCGTGGTCATGTAGTCCCTTGGTCGCTATGGATGATTATGCCGCCGGACAAATCGCAACCGAGCACCTTATATCACTTGGACACAGGAAAATCACAGGGATCTTCGTCTTTGACAATATGCAGGGGCATAAAAGGTATCAAGGCTTTATGAACAGCCTTATTGAACATAACATACCCATGCCTGAGAAAAGAGTTTTGTGGTTTCCGGCAGCCGAACAGTCCGCCTTGTTTGCAAATTCCGGTGCCGAACTATCGTCAATTCTGGACGACAGCACGGCGGTAGTTTGTTATAACGACAGCTTAGCTGTCAAACTGTTAGGGTTTTGCAAGCATCAGGGGCGCAATGTTCCCGGTGATTTGTCTATAGTGGGTATTGACGACTCAAATATGGCCAAAATATGCGAAATTCCGCTTACCTCTGTCCAACATCCGAAGCAGCAGCTCGGTGAAACCGCCGCTACGATCCTGCTTGAGCAGATGTCTAACCCCTCATTCAAAGCAAAGGACACGCTATTCCTCCCAAAACTGATCAAAAGGGCTTCCTCTGCTTCCATTGTGCTGCAGGACTGTGAACCGTTCGAGGTGATAGAATAA
- a CDS encoding substrate-binding domain-containing protein: protein MKKLVSFVLALVLVFALAACGGNSAGSGKSAASAGPSKITVGVVQTNANESDWRTANTKSFNEAFSAAGFTTKMVFGEGDHAKQISQAQQLIQEEVDYLVVLGLQSAGWEDVAKAAQKAGIPFIMADRKLDLSEDLYTAMVCSDFGAEGNKAVDWLKSQALKDNKIVVLGGDTGSSAQLGRSKAIEDGAKANGWNIVFNQNMKGWDETLAKQAVADLIASGTKFNVVYAENDNMARGACDAMDAAGITYGKSGDVKVIAFDANKWALQKVLDGKFNLDVECNPLHGPRIVKLINSLEAGETVEKNAYVDEEMFDCATITKDIVDARPY from the coding sequence ATGAAAAAACTGGTTTCTTTTGTTCTGGCATTGGTGCTCGTGTTTGCGCTTGCAGCGTGTGGCGGGAACTCCGCTGGCAGCGGAAAGAGCGCGGCTTCAGCAGGACCTAGCAAGATTACTGTTGGCGTTGTGCAGACAAACGCAAACGAATCAGACTGGCGCACGGCAAACACAAAATCATTCAATGAGGCTTTCTCGGCTGCGGGTTTTACGACAAAAATGGTTTTCGGTGAGGGTGACCATGCAAAACAGATCTCACAGGCACAGCAGCTCATCCAAGAAGAAGTTGACTATCTTGTTGTCTTGGGACTTCAGTCGGCAGGTTGGGAAGATGTGGCAAAGGCTGCTCAGAAAGCCGGAATACCTTTTATTATGGCTGACCGTAAACTTGACCTGTCCGAAGATCTTTACACCGCAATGGTGTGCTCTGATTTCGGCGCCGAAGGAAATAAGGCTGTTGATTGGCTGAAGAGTCAGGCACTCAAGGACAACAAGATTGTCGTGCTTGGCGGCGACACAGGCTCCTCCGCTCAGCTCGGCCGTTCCAAAGCTATTGAAGACGGCGCAAAGGCAAACGGCTGGAATATTGTATTCAACCAAAATATGAAGGGTTGGGACGAAACCCTTGCAAAGCAGGCCGTCGCTGATCTTATCGCTTCCGGAACAAAATTCAACGTTGTCTACGCCGAGAACGACAACATGGCTCGCGGCGCCTGTGACGCTATGGACGCTGCCGGTATTACATATGGCAAGAGCGGCGATGTAAAGGTTATTGCTTTTGACGCGAACAAGTGGGCACTTCAGAAGGTTCTCGACGGAAAATTCAACCTTGACGTAGAGTGCAATCCTCTCCATGGCCCGCGTATTGTTAAGCTTATTAATAGCCTTGAAGCCGGCGAGACTGTTGAAAAGAATGCCTACGTTGATGAGGAAATGTTTGACTGCGCTACCATCACAAAAGACATTGTTGATGCACGTCCTTATTAA
- a CDS encoding ABC transporter permease, with protein sequence MSRISNKLDTDGSTSVLKAFIRHGLFIPIAFLVFLLLINVFINPGFLGISLGRDSNGNPVLIGNLINILNNATELVVLAIGMTLVTASSRGQDISVGATVAIAGGVIMRILCGNETQPAVLHAPIIVAFLLGCLAGMACGAFNGILVSKFNIQPMVATLILFTAGRSIGSMAMGGLKPKAVATFGYYGNFIPGFPVPTPILITIAVVAVTFLALKKTNLGLYTRAVGINDKSSSLNGLNPALIKFLTFVILGLCVGIAGFVQASRVQTVNPYTIVPSIEMDVILAVALGGNSLGGGKFNMAGSIIGAYTIQTLTSMLTTLNVNTNAVPVFKAVIIIILVVIQTPIFKNFFNNKVTFSKSAVGEGKERG encoded by the coding sequence ATGTCCAGAATCAGTAACAAACTTGATACCGACGGTTCAACATCGGTTCTGAAAGCATTTATCAGGCACGGATTATTTATTCCCATTGCATTTCTTGTCTTTCTTTTGCTAATCAATGTGTTCATCAATCCGGGCTTTCTGGGAATCAGTTTGGGCAGAGACAGCAACGGAAATCCTGTCTTGATAGGCAATTTAATCAATATTCTGAACAACGCGACTGAACTTGTTGTTCTTGCTATCGGAATGACTCTCGTTACGGCCTCTTCCAGAGGTCAGGACATCAGCGTGGGCGCTACTGTCGCAATAGCCGGCGGAGTGATTATGCGAATCCTGTGCGGCAACGAAACCCAGCCGGCCGTATTGCATGCGCCGATCATCGTTGCGTTCTTACTTGGCTGCCTTGCCGGTATGGCTTGCGGAGCCTTTAACGGTATACTTGTTTCGAAATTCAACATACAGCCTATGGTAGCAACGCTCATCCTCTTTACGGCAGGCCGTTCGATAGGCTCTATGGCTATGGGCGGACTTAAGCCCAAAGCTGTAGCGACCTTCGGGTACTACGGAAACTTTATTCCGGGGTTCCCCGTTCCGACGCCAATACTCATAACGATTGCTGTTGTTGCGGTAACATTCCTTGCGTTGAAAAAAACGAACCTTGGTCTGTACACCCGAGCCGTAGGTATCAATGATAAATCCTCAAGCCTGAACGGCCTCAATCCTGCGCTGATAAAGTTTTTGACATTTGTTATTTTGGGCCTTTGCGTCGGTATCGCAGGATTCGTCCAGGCAAGCAGGGTGCAAACTGTAAATCCGTACACAATAGTGCCTAGCATTGAGATGGACGTTATTTTGGCAGTTGCCCTTGGCGGCAATTCACTCGGCGGCGGCAAGTTCAATATGGCGGGCTCAATAATCGGAGCGTATACCATCCAGACTCTGACATCTATGCTGACCACGCTTAATGTCAACACAAATGCCGTTCCTGTCTTCAAGGCTGTGATAATTATTATACTTGTAGTCATTCAAACGCCAATTTTCAAAAATTTCTTCAACAATAAAGTCACATTCTCAAAATCGGCTGTAGGCGAGGGAAAGGAGCGAGGTTAG
- a CDS encoding LegC family aminotransferase, whose protein sequence is MNLDEKLNPAKITTALKKVLNPGEDPVPLHEPCFTGREWDYVKDCLDSGYVSSVGQYVGKFEEEITRFTGAKYAAAVVNGTAALQICLKLANVRPGDEVLIPALTFVATANAVCYCGAIPHLVDSEMDSLGVDGEKLSGYLKEIAAFKSGICYNRHTHRPIKALIAMHTFGHPVNLDLLLQVCGKYGLELIEDAAESLGSYYKNVHTGNFGKTSALSFNGNKIVTTGGGGMILTNDEALYREAKHLTTTAKLPHRWAFVHDEIGYNYRMPNLNAALGCAQLEQIEQFLRQKRALAEEYRKAFADIPGIKFFTEPSWARSNYWLNTLILSEENAPLRDLILEESNNLGIQTRPAWVLMNWLTMFMDCPRMDLSAAESLAQRIINIPSGARLGERYCTPGNSAP, encoded by the coding sequence ATGAACCTTGATGAGAAATTAAATCCCGCGAAGATCACAACTGCCCTCAAGAAAGTTCTGAATCCGGGGGAAGATCCGGTACCCCTGCATGAACCCTGCTTCACAGGGCGCGAATGGGACTATGTAAAAGACTGTCTGGATTCCGGCTATGTCTCTTCCGTCGGGCAGTATGTCGGGAAATTCGAGGAGGAAATAACCCGGTTTACAGGAGCGAAATATGCCGCGGCGGTGGTTAACGGTACTGCTGCCCTGCAAATTTGCTTAAAACTGGCAAATGTGCGGCCGGGGGATGAAGTGCTGATTCCGGCGCTGACGTTTGTCGCCACGGCGAACGCAGTGTGTTATTGCGGCGCGATCCCGCATCTGGTTGACAGCGAGATGGATTCGCTTGGGGTGGACGGGGAGAAGTTGTCCGGCTACCTGAAAGAAATTGCTGCGTTCAAAAGCGGAATCTGTTACAACAGGCATACACACAGACCCATTAAGGCTTTGATCGCCATGCATACCTTCGGGCATCCTGTGAATCTCGATCTTCTTTTACAAGTGTGCGGAAAATATGGGCTGGAACTAATAGAGGATGCGGCGGAATCGCTGGGCTCGTATTACAAAAATGTTCACACTGGGAATTTTGGCAAGACCTCTGCCCTCAGCTTTAACGGAAATAAAATTGTGACAACGGGCGGAGGCGGCATGATTCTTACCAATGACGAAGCTCTTTACCGGGAAGCAAAGCACCTGACCACAACGGCGAAGCTGCCGCATCGGTGGGCGTTTGTGCATGACGAGATCGGTTATAATTACCGGATGCCCAACCTCAACGCAGCGCTGGGCTGTGCCCAATTGGAACAGATTGAGCAGTTTCTTCGCCAGAAGCGCGCATTGGCAGAAGAATACCGAAAAGCTTTTGCAGACATACCGGGAATCAAGTTTTTTACGGAGCCGTCCTGGGCGAGGAGCAATTACTGGCTGAACACGCTGATTTTATCGGAGGAAAACGCGCCGCTGCGCGATCTGATTTTAGAAGAATCGAACAATCTGGGAATTCAAACGCGGCCTGCGTGGGTTTTAATGAACTGGCTAACTATGTTTATGGACTGTCCCCGCATGGATTTATCCGCAGCGGAAAGTCTTGCTCAACGCATCATTAATATCCCGAGCGGTGCGCGGCTGGGAGAGCGGTACTGCACGCCCGGGAACAGCGCGCCATGA